The Deinococcus puniceus genome segment CACCAAGGTCACTGTGCCGGACATCAACGACACCGTCACTATCAACCCGACGCCTGTGGCTGCGCCTGTCAAGAGCGTTGACTTGGCCGCTGCCAAGCCCGGCGAAGTGCTGACCTACACCATCGTCGGCAAGAACACCAGCAACGCCAACATCACCAAGGCGTTCGTGAAAGACACCGTGCCGACCAACACCACGTTCGGTAGCTGGAGCGCCGTTAGCGACGCTGCGGGCACCATCTTGTACAGCAGCAACGGCACCAACTGGAGCGCCACTGCTCCTGCCGCTGGCCCTACCGTGTACGCGGGCCTCGACAGCAACAACGACGGCACCATCTCCACCGCCGACATCCTGCCTTCGGGCAAGAGCATCACGGCCACCTTTACCGTCAAGGTGAACTAAGCCTGTTTCAGCGCACCCCGCCTGCTTGGTGGGGTGCGCTCTGCCCGTCAACTTGCCGTCGCTGGCATGATTTGTCTTTGAATCCAAATAGTTCCCGACAACACGAGACTTCCTTTTCTCAACACTTCTTAACACTTCTCAATACTTCGGAAGATCAGACCATTCAGTCCATTTCCGGGAGGCACTGTGCGAAAACCCCTTGTGTTCAATACGCTGGCAGCCTTGGCGCTGGCCCTCTCCAGTTCTGCGTTTGCTGCAGGCACACCCGCCGGAACCGTGATTCAGAACCAAGCGTTCCTTGAATTCTCGCCCAACCCTGGCCAGCCCCCGCTGGTGATTCCGTCTCTTCCAGTCGAAACCACCGTGCTGCCCGTCTGCTCGGTCAGTGTGCTGCCCAACGGCACGCTCGCCGCGCCCGGCCAAAGCTACAGCCTGCTGCCCGGAGAGGGCGCGGTGCTGCGCTACGTGATTGCCAACACGGGCAACACCAGCAACACGCTGGGGCTGCAAGTGGTCACCGACGCCGCCTCGCAGTTCACGCCCGGCGACCTGAGCCTGCACATCGACGCGAACGGCAACGGCATCATCGACGCCAACGAACCCGCCGCCACGCAGATCACGCTGGCCGCCGACCAGACCGCCGACGTGCTGGTGCAGGTCACCACGACCTCCGCCGCACGTGGCAACGCCTTCCTGAACCTGATCGGCTCTTGCGCCACCAACATCACGGGGACGGCAGGCGAGCGCGACGACAACAATGTGGCCCGCGTGACCGTTGGCGAGCCGCCCACCCTGACCGTCACCAAATCCTTCTCGCCCCCCAGCCTGAACCCCGGCCAAGAAACCACCGTGACCGTCACGGCCCGCAACACGGGTGCAGGCGCTTCCCGCGAAGTGCTGATCACCGACATGATCAACACCACCGCCATGAAGGACTTCACCTTTATCGGTGGCAGCGCCCGCCTCCTCGACGCGCAAGGTGCGGCCCTCGGCAAAGTGGAATACACGCCCGACGGCACCGCGTGGCAGGCTGCCGAGTCCATGCCTGTGGCGGGTTTGCGGGGCCGGATCTCCAGCCTCGCGCCCAACGCCAGCGCCGTGCTGACCTTCCGCCTGCGTGCGCCCCTGACCGAAGTGGGCACGCGCCGCAACATCGCCACGCTCATCAGCGGCGACCAGACCGTAGAAGCCCCTGCCGACGTGACCGTGAAGTACAACCCCGAAATTGCGCTGGGGCCAGTGGGCAACCCGCGTGCGCTCACGGGCGGCGAAGGGAGCGCCAATGACCGCCAAGTGAAAGACGTGGCCGTGTTGGGTCAGGAAGTCTGCTTCGTTCAGACCGTGCAAAACCTCGGTGACCGTGCCGACACGCTGACCATCACGGGCCGCCTGCTGATCGGGGAAGCCACGTTCCGCTTTACTCAAGTGGGCGGCGCACCGATTGCCGAGCCGTTCCAGATTCCGGCCCTCGCGCCGCAAGCCACCCAAGATTTCCGGGTGTGCGTGACGCCCAGCAAAGCGGGTGCCGGTGCCGAAGCCTTGCGCCTCGAACTGACCGCCAAGAGCAGCATGGGAGCCGCCGACAACCTCACCATCGACAGCATTCTGACGCTGGTCGACAATGCCCTGAAGCCCGTGAAATCGGTGGACGTGGGCGACATGAAACTGGTGAAGCCGGGCCAAGACCTGAGCTACACCCTGACCTTCACCAACGCCCAGAGCTTTGCCCTGACCAACGTGGTCGTGCGCGACAACCTGAACGTGATTCAGGTGCTGGACGCCGCAGGCAAGCTGACCCGCACCGACACGCTGGAATTCGTGAGTGCCGATAACGGCGGCGTGCTGGAAAGCACCGAAGCCGTGTGGCGCTTCCCCAGTGTGGCGGCGGGCCAGACCCTCACCCTGAACCTCAAGACCCGTGTGCCTGCCACCAGCCCCGACGGCTCCAGCGTCGTGAACGTGTTCACCGTCGCCAGCAGCGAGATTCCTGCGCCCGTGCCCTCCAACCCCATCACGAACCCCGTGTTCGACCCGGCCAACCTGACGCTCGTCAAGAGCAGCACGCCCGCGCTGGTGTCGTTCGGTCAAGAAATCACCTACACCTTTACCGTGACCAACAAGAGCGCCGCTGCCAACCTGACCCTGATCGAAGTGGTGGACAACCTGCCCACCGGTCTGGTGTACGTGGAAGGCAGCAGCACGCTGGACGGCGCGGCCATCACGCCCACTGTGTCCGGCCGCACCTACACCTGGCAGATTCCTGGCCTCGCTGCGGGACAAGTGGCCGAAGTCCGGTTCCGCGCCCTCGTGACCCCCGAAGCAGGCACCGAAATTCGCAACAGCGCGGTCGCCACTGCCATCTCACCCGGCGGCGTTCCTACCGCACCCACCCCTCCCAGCAGCACCGTGACCAAAATTACCCCCGAAAGCATCTTCGGACGCAACACCGCCGACATCGTGGGCTACGTCTTCCTTGACCGCAACCGCGACGGCATCTACAACAAAGGCTCGGACGTGCCTCACCCCAACGCCCGCGTGATCTTGGCCAACGGACGCATCGCCCTGACGGATGTCGAAGGCCGTTACCGCTTCGGCAACGTCATGGAAGGGACGGTGGCTGTGCGCCTCGACCCCAACAGCGTCATCCCCCAGAACCTCAGCATTCCGCAAGATGCAGGCCTTTCCGGCAGCCGCCTGGTGTACGTGCGAAACCTGACCAGCATCGACTTCCCCCTGGCCCCCGACGGCGGCGACATCGCCGTGATCCGCGACACCACCCTGCGCGTGAAAGGTGGCCTGCCCGAAGCCCAGAACAGCTTCATGGTTCGCAAGCAAGTCTTTACCACCGAAGAAGCGGGGGTGTACCGCGTCCAGCTGATCTTGTCGGCCAGCGCAAACCTCCCCGCCTTTAGCCTCACCGATCCATTGCCCGCCGACGCTGCGCTGCTTGACGGCCAGAACGTCCTGAATTTCGACACGCTTCCCAGTGGAGAACGTGCGGTCACGTACCGCTTCCGCTGGGCTGGCGATTCCAAAGGTGCCGTCACCGACCCGACGGCCAGCTGGAGGTACTGAGTGAAACGCGCTCTGACAACCCTGACGGCGGCGCTGCTGAGTACAGCCGTCGCACAAGAAATCGCAACTTCTCTTCCCCTGACCAGCGTCGGCAACAAGCTGATGTGGACGGTGGGCGACCAAGACCTGAAACTGGTGGTGGGCCTCGGCTCCCGCGTTCAGCTCGACGTGTACGGCGCACAGTTCGACCCGCAGGACTACCGCAGCGACGATTACTTCGGCGATGAAAACTACTCGACTGAGCGGCCCAAAGCCCCGGTGGCCAGCACCTTTACCCTGATCGATGCCAGCGGCGCAGTCGTCAAAGAGCAGAACTTCGGCGTGGGCGCACAGGACTGGCAGACGTTCCTGAATGCCGATCTGCCCGCCGGAGATTACACGCTGCGGGTTCGTACCGAGGGCAACGGCAAAAATACCTTCGCCTTCCGGCTGAACTCCATCAGCGCGGCCATCGAAGCCAAGCACCTGAACGTCACCATCCGCTCGAACGACTGGGTGCCTGCGCTGAACGTGGTCAACCCCGGCGGCGAACTGGGCATCCGCATGTACGACGGCGACGGTGCGGGCGAGCTGGAAGCCGAACTGCGCGACGCGGCGGGCAACGTCTACCCCCAGAAGGTCAGCGGCCAGCTGGAGTGGGACGACATCAAGGTGCCTGCCGAAAAGGGCAACTACACCCTGTACCTGCGCCAGCCCGCCAACACCTTCCAGTATTCCAACTCGGTGGGCTTCGAACTCAGCACCGGCCCGATCAAAGTCGTGGTGGCCGATACCACCGGACGCCTGGAAGTGCTGGCCGAACTGATCTTGCCCGACGAAGTGTTGCCCACGCAGGCCACCGTGACGGTAGGCGACCAGAGCTACAACGTGAACGGCTCGGTTGGCCCGCTGACCGTGCCCGCCAAGGACTACCCCGTTACGGTAGCGCCGATCAAGGGCGCAGTCGTCACCGTCGACAAAGAAACCGTCACGGTGGTCAAGAAAGAAACGGCTCAGGTGAAGGTGCAGGTCAAGCCCGACGTGGCGCTGTCCTTTACCGCCGACAAACCCGAAGTCTGTGTGGGCGACGTGGTGACCTTCACGGCCCGCGCCACCACCGAATTCGAGCGCCAGACCCTGCCCGCCCAGTTGCGCGTGAAGTTGCCCGCAGGCTTTACCGCCGCCGGAGAAACCACCGCCACCGCCCGTGTAGATGCCGCCAACCCCGGCGTTCTCACCTTCGAGGCCAAAGCCGACGCGGCAGGCAGTGGAGACTTTACCGCGACCCTGTTGCCGTGGAACAAAACGCAGGCCCTCGGCGTCAAGGTGCTGCCCACCGCCACGCAAATCGAGCTTCGGCGTGCGGCGTTGGCTCCCACTTTGGCCGGAGAAGTGGTCACGGTCAGCCTGACGGTGAAGAACACCAGCGGCGTGGACGCGCCCTACACCCTTACCGACGCTCCCGGCGAAACGCTGGAAGCCCTCGATCCGGTGGTCTTTAGCGGCACGCTGAAACCCGGCGAAGAGCAGACCCTGACCTACCGCGCCCGCGTGCGTGGCGACGCCGGAGCCGAAGGCCAATTGAATGCCACCCTGACCAGCAACTGCGCCAGCAGCCAAACTGTCGGCGGCGTGCTGGGTGTCCAGACACCGCCCCCGGTGGTGGTGGCTCCTACGCCTGTGGTGTCGGTGGCCCGCGAAAGCACCGTGCGGATTCCCTTTGACGCACCCAAAGCGGCCACCCAGATTGTCGTGGCGCACCAGCCGCCCGCCGACTCGGTGTATGTGCCCGGCACCAGCACCCTGAGCGGCAAAACCATTGCCGATCCGCAGACCGGCCCCAGCGGCAAGTTCTACTGGACGACCCCCGGTGCGGCCAGCGGCGTGCTGACCTACCGCGTCACGCATGAGGGCAACCTGCCTGCCCTCGCCAGCCCCACCCTGATCGGCAAGTACGCCAAAGACCGCCTCGAAGTGTTGGTCGGAGACGGCCAACTCGATGACCTGAATACCCTGACTTCCATTGCCCAGAGTGCGGCAGCTGTGAAGGAAAACGACGGCGCGGTGAAGTTGCCCCTTGAAGGCGCAGTCTTCCGTGACCGTGACCGGATTACGATTGCCGTGCAGGGCGACGTGACCGACAAGGCCCTGCCCAGCGTCAACGGCGTCCCTGTGGAGGCGGCCACCCTCGGCAAAACTGTCGTGGACGCTTCGGGCACCAGCCAGCGTCAGGAATACTTCGGCATTCCGCTGCGCACCGGCGAAAACACCATTACCTACGGCGGCCAGAGCGTCAAGGTGTTCCTGTCGGGCAGCCCGGTGGTGGCGCAGTTTACGCCCCAGCAACTCGTGGCCGACGGCACTACGCCTCTACGTGTGGGCATCCGCCTCACCGATGCCGCCGGAATCACCACCGCCAGCTCCAACGTGACCGTGCAGGTCGACCTCGAAGTGACGCAGGGCGACAGCCAGCCGCGTGTCGGCTCCTATCAGGTCAAACTGACCGACGGCGTGGGCGTGCTGGAACTCGAACCCCTCAGCGCCCCCACCAGCTTCACGGTGCGCCTGCTGCTCGGAGAAAAAGTCATCAGCCGCTCGTTTGAAGCGGTGCCCAGCAAGACCCGCGTCGGCATCGGTATGGTCAGCATAGGCGCGATGTTGCAGCAGGGCGGCGACCTCGGCGGCACCATTGCCAGCGAAGCCCGCGCTCACGGCTACTTGGAGACCCCCATTGGCGACGGCAAGTTGTACGTGACCGCCAGCGGCGCGGTGACCGGGCAGGGCGCGACCTTCACCCGTGACCTCGGCGTGAAGTTGCCCACCAGCGCCAATCCGCTGGAGCGTTATCCCAACTACGGCGATTCCTCCAGCGAGCAGATTCCGTTGCAGGGCATCGACCCCATCGCGGCCCGCTACGAGCACCCAGCCTTCAATGTGCAGTACCGCCAATCCGCTGTGCCCGTCGATGTGTTCAATGTCGGCGTCACGCCCACCGCTCTCAGCGGCTTTACCCGCAGCAATCCGCAGGTGTCGGGCTTCGCGGCCCTGCTCCCCGCCGATCTGGTCACCAAAACATTCGCGGCCAACGGCACCCGCATCCTGAGCCTCGGCAGCAGCGACCTGCAACCCGACAGCGAAACGGTGGAACTCATCACCCTTGACCGCCTGACCGGAGCCGAGCAGATTCAGACCCTGCGGCGCATGACCGATTACACCGTTGATCCGGTGGCAGGCGTGCTGTCGTTCCAGCGCCCAATGAACCTCGTCGATGAGCGCGGCAACGAAGTGCGTGTGCGCGTGTCTTACCGCCTGAACGATCCTCTCGGCGAGCGCCAGTTGGCGTGGGGTGTGCAAGCCGGAGCACGTTTGGGCGAGCACCTGAAAGTCGGGGCCGCCGTGGTTCAGATGGACAGCGTGACCTCGGTGGGAGCGCGTGCCCAGTACGACGACGGCACCAGCCGCGCCGACGTGTTGGCCGCTTACGCCGGATCGGGCCTGCTCCTGAACGGCACCGCCAGCGCCCAAACCGACCGCTTCAGCGCCAGCGGCAGCGTCCGTCTTCAGGGAGACGGCTACACCGGCCTGAACAGCGTCAAACCCGGCTTGGCTGTGGCCGCCGACGCCACCTACAAACTCACCGACAACTTTGGCGTGAACGCACGCGGCACCTACCACCGCGACGCCGACACCAATGGCGATCCCACCGACGATGCCACTGGCGGCACTGCCGACCTGCGCGGCCTGTACACCTTCGCCCCGTTTACGCTGGGTGCGGGCATCCGGGCAGGCATCGGCGATCAGCAGGGCTTCGGCGTGGTTGGCAGCGTGGGGTATGCACGCAACGGCACCAGCGTGACTCTCGATCATGCACAGGGCCTCAGCGGCGACCTGCCGACGATTACTACCCTGAAGGCCAGCGTGCCTGTGCTGGAAAATGTGACGGCAGAAGCTCAGGACGTGTACACGTGGGGCGTCGGCCACCGCGCCTCGGTGGGCCTGAAAGCCAAATTGGGTATGACCAATCTGGCCGTGAACTACGACCTGCCTACCGCCGACGGCGCAGGCAACCGCGCCCGCTTCGGCGCAGACACCGCTTTCCCCCTCTCCGACAAGCTGTCGCTGGGGCTGAACGGCAGCTACGTGATGGACTTGGCGGGCGACGAAGACGGCTGGAATGCCGGGGCCAGCCTGCGCTTCAAGGAAGATCGTCTGAGCGCCACGCTCGGCGGCGACCTGAGCAACACCGGCGACGGATTCCGCGCTGTCCTGAAGGGCGGAGCCACCTACAGCCTGAACGACGAATGGACGGTCAGCGCCGACGGCACCCGCGTCTTTGCCGAGACCGCTGCCGAAAGTGGCACCGCGTTTGCCGTGTCGGGGGCGCTACGGGCCAGCCAGTGGCAAGGCCTCGCCTACCTGCGCTACAAAGACGGCGTGCTGTCGGGCGGCAAACCCGAAGTGATCGCCGAAGCCAACCTTGAGTACCATGTGCCCAAATACGCCGTGCGCGGTGGTCTGGCGGCCCGTTCGCTGCTCGATACGCCCGGCAGCCTCACCTATCAGGCGTCGGCCAGCGGCACGTATTACGTCACAGACCGTTTGGGTCTGGGCCTCGCCGCCCGCGCCCTCGTGCAGCCTGCCACCAGCTACAGCGCCCTCAGCGTGGGTGTAGAAGGCAGCTACCGCGCCCTGCCGGGAACTTGGGTCACGTTGGGCTACAACCCGCTGGGCTTTCAGGGCATCGGCACCAACATCTACACCCGTCAGGGCGCGTATCTCCGCCTTGACCTGATGCTCGATGATGGACAACCCAACGGCGTGGCTGTGGGCAATGCAGCCCCAGTTGGCGGCCAACCCGCCCTGCCTGACGCTTACGCACCCACGCAGCCTGTGGTCAAGGAGCCTTGAAGATGACCACTCGCTTGTTGCGCGGCCCTGCCGAGAATCAATCCCTACTACGGAGCTTCTGGAGAAACGAGACATGAAACTGAATTGGTTGCCTGCTGTGTATAGGCCAACATTATCCCCGCGCCTGGCCCTGCGCCTCGCACTTCTCGCGCCTCTGGTGGGCGGCGTGGCCTCTGCCCAATCAATGTGTCAGGCCAACGGCGGCACTCTGGAAATAACCAACCTCGTGACCAATGAAAGTCGGGGAACCTTCGGAACCTTGGGGGCTTTCTACCGTGATCTAGAGCCTGCGAATCGGCCTGGAGCGCCTTATCAGTTCAGCAGCACCACGCAATTCGACTCTTTTGGCAGACCCGGCGTTCTGGTGCTCAATCAGAAATATACAGTGACTTCCACCTTCGGCAGTGGGGCCAGATTAAATTCCTATGGCCCTTGGCAGGCCTATCCCGGCCATACCACGGGCAGCGCCGATGACGCCTATCTGGCCGTCAACGGAGCAGTCTCGCAGGCGACCTTTTTGCGGCAGCCCGTAACGCTGAAGCCCAACACCACCTACGAAGTCGGGTTGTGGGGCCGTTCTCCCCACGCCGCCAACTCTATCTACGGTGGGCCGGGCGGGAGTGCGCAGCTTGCTATTACCGTCGATGGTTTGGCCACAGGCACAACCACCGATCTGCTGCGAGGCGAAGATTGGGAACGCGGCTCCGTCATTTTCAACTCCGGTAACACCACCAGTAGTACGGTGTTCTACAAAAACATTTCGACCGCCGATGAAGGAAACGACTTTTACGTCGATGACGTGTACTTGCAGGAGTGTGTGCTGCCTTCAGGTTCCATGACGGGTACGGTGTACCAAGATAGCAACGCAAACGGCGTGCAGGACAATGGCGAACCGGGTATCGCAGGCGTGACCATGAAGGAAACAGACCGCAACGGCTCCACGTCGACGGTGGTCACGGACAGCAACGGCAGGTACACCTTTTCCAACCTGCCCGTTCTCAACAACGCTTACAGAACTGACGTGGTGGCAAGCTCGGCACCGCTTCAGGGCCTGATCGCGACCACCCCAACCTCCACAACGGGCGTCAATGTGGTGGCCAACAGCACCGTACCGGGTGGCAATTACGGCTATAAGCCCCCCAACACCCAGACCGACCTCGCGGTGTACAAGTACGTTGATCTCAATCACCCCGACTTTCCCAGCCGGGATCCCGCTATCAGCCAGTACTACCGGGGCGACACGGTGGCCTATTACTACGAGGCGTTCAACAACGGCCCGAACGCTGCCGATGGAGCGAAGCTGGTAGATGCCCCACGTCAGGCAGGCCAACTGAGCTACTTGACTTGGACGTGTACGGCCAGTGGCGGCGCGCAGTGCCCCGCCGCCAGTGGTACAGGCGCGCCCAACCTGACCTTGCCCAAATTTCCATCGGGCGGCAAAGTGGTCGTGCGCTACTTCGCGGTAGTCAATGTGATTGTGAGCCAGCTCTACAACACAGTGACCATCACCCCGCCAGTCACGGTTATAGACACCAATCCCGCCAACAACAGCGATACGGTATACATCTGCGCCCACCTGATTCCCGACCTCACACTCACCAAGACCAGCAACGGCCCTTGGACGGTCTTGCAGCCCGGCGCGACCTACACCCTCACGGTGACCAATAAAGGCACGGCCAGTACAGGCGGCGCACTGATTACGGTAGAAGATCTCCTGCCTGTGGGCATTGGCGCGGCCTTTCCCAGCGGGTTTTCTCCTGCACCGGGCTGGACGTGTACGTACCAAGGTGAAGCCGAGCAAGGCAAGGGCGTTGGTCTGAATCCCTTCGAGGCCCAGCGGGTGCTGTGTACCAGCAGCGTGTCTATTGCCGTGAACGGTGTCGTGAACCTGACCTTGCCCGTCAACGTAACGCCCAATGCCACAGCCACCGTGTTCAACCGCGCTAGCGTGGGTAAAAGTAACGACCCGGATCCCCGCCCTAAAGCCGAACTGTGTAATAAGACGTCTTACCCCTGTGCCGTAGACACCACCACCGTCAGCCCCCGCCCCTTGCCTCCTGTCGCTACTTGCCCGGTGGGTACTCCGGTCAATCTGCTGGCCTCTCCTCTGGAAGCCTACGTGTTCCTCGATAACGTGACCAGCGAAACACCCGCCACCTTGATCGCCAATGCAGCGGCGTACACCGTTCCTACTACGGGCAGCTTCATCGTAGACGGCAGCTATTTCTTCAACAACGGCGTTGCGCTGAACAACGCTGCCAGCCTGCCCAGCACCCTACAACTCGTGATCAACGGCACCGTGTACGCCACCTTCCTCACCGAGGCGGGCTACAGTGGCCGGGCCAGCGTCACGGCCCAAAATGGAGCGACGTTGGTGGGCGGCACTGCCACGACTGCCCTGCAACTGAACCGCACCAGCACGACAAACATCTGGGTGCAGTTGCCCGCCAGCGTGACCAGCATCACCGATGCAAAAGTGATCTTCAAATCCACCAGCCCCGGCACCGAAGCCAGCGACGACTACTCCTTCAGCGTCAAATCGATTTACGGCTGCTTTGCGCCCAATCCTAAAGCCACCGTCACCAAGACCGCGCAGAACATCACTGCCAACGGGCCTGTGGGAATCACCGGCACCGGCAAGCCCGGCGAAGTGTTGGAATACTGCATCACCACGACCAATACGGGTAATATCGGCCTCGGCAAACTCGGCTTCGGCGACAACGTGCCCGCAAACACCGCCTTCAAGCTTGGTGCCTACGGCGCAGGCAGAGACATCCGTGTCACCTACCCGGCCCCCCTAGCCGAGGCTTTCCTGACTGCCGCCGCCGACGCCGATTTGGGTGTCTTGGCTGCCGGACGGGTCACGGTGAACCCAAGCAACTTTGTGCTGGCTCCGGGCAAGGCTTACACCGTCTGCTTCCGCGCCACCATCGGCTAAGCTTCCCCTCTTATCGCGGGCCGCCCTCTGCACTGGGGCGGCCCGTTTGCTGCCGGGCTTTAAGCTTTCTTGACCCTGCGCCGCGCTGGACGCGAACCCACATTTCCGGGCAGGGGCAGGCAGGACACTGCCGCCACAAGGAGTTTGCCTGCCATGAGCGACCAACCCAGTCTGTTTGACGATGCTGTTCCTGCTGCCGCTAGTGCCCCTGCCGTACCCCTGCCCGGTGATTGGGCCGAAGTTTTGAAAGGCGAAACCAGCCAGGCTTACTTTCAAAACCTGATGACATTCTTGGCACAGCAGCGAGAAACTGTCACCGTGTACCCGCCCCCAGAAGACATGTTTACGGCACTAAAGCTCACGCCTTACGCGGGTGTAAAGGTGCTGGTACTGGGCCAAGACCCGTATCACGGCGCGGGGCAGGCGCACGGCCTGAGCTTCAGCGTGCGGCCCGGTGTGCGCCCGCCGCCCAGCCTCGCCAACATTTACAAGGAACTGCGCGACGACGTGGGCTTTCAGATTCCCAAACACGGCTCGCTGACGCCTTGGGCCGCGCAGGGCGTGCTGCTGCTGAACGCCGTTCTGACCGTCCGGGCCGGGGAAGCCAACAGCCACGCGGGGCAAGGATGGGAGAAGTTCACCGACGCGGTGATTAAGGCCGTGAACGCCAAGCCGGAGCGGGTGGTATTCGTGCTGTGGGGCGCGTATGCCCGCAAAAAGGCCAAACTGATTACCGGGCCGCAGCACACCATCATTGAAAGTGCCCACCCCAGCCCCCTCAGCGTCACCAAATTTATGGGCAGCAAGCCGTTTTCGCAGACGAATGCGGCGCTACAGGAAGCTGGCCTGACGCCCATTGAGTGGCAGTTGCCCATGCAGGCCGAAGGCTGAACGTGCCCGGACGCACCGAACTCCTTCAAGACGAATACTTGCGGCGCGGGGGCCATGACCCCAAAGCCTTTGCTTACGCCTTCCCTGATGGCGAGCCTTACACCGACCCCGACGGCTTGGCCCGCATCGCTGCGTTGGCCGTGCCGCCCGCTTATACCGATGTGTATGTGTCGCCCGACCCGGACGCCGAATTGCAAGCCTTTGGCCGAGACGCCGCTGGACGGCTGCAATACCGCTACCATCCCGATTTTGTGCAGATCGGGGCGCTGAAAAAGTGGCAACGGCTGACGCGCTTTGCCGGAGCCTTGCCCACCTTGCGGGCCGTGACCACCACCGACCTGCGCCTCAGCGGGTTGCCGCCGCGCAAGGTCATGGCCCTGATGAGCCGCGTGCTGCATGTGGCCCGTTTCCGGGTGGGCAGTGACGCCTATGCCCGTGACCACAAAACCTACGGTCTGAGTACGCTGCGGCAAAATCATGTGGGGGTGCAGGGCAGCACCGTCACCTTTCATTTTCGCGGCAAACACGGGGTCACGCAGCATAAGGCCACCCAAGACCGCACGCTGGCCGCCAACATAGAGCGCCTGCTGGAATTGCCGGGGCCGTGGCTGTTTCAGGCCGTGCAGGACGACACCCGCAGCCGCATTCGCGCTCCCGCCCTCAATTCCTACCTGCGGGAAGTCATCGGGCCGTTTACCGCCAAGGACTTCCGAACGTGGGGGGGAACCCTGCTGGCCGCCGAATTTTTGGCCGAAGCAGGCGTACCGGAAAGCGAACGCGCCGCCCGCAAAACCCTCGTGGAATGCGTGAAATATGTGGCCGCCGACTTGGGCAACACGCCCGCCGTGACGCGGGGCAGCTATATTTGCCCAGTTATTTTTGACCGATACCTAGAGGGTAAGGTGCTGGACGACTACGAACCCCGGGCCGCCAAATTGCCCCCGGAACTCGAAGGCCTGACCCGCAGTGAAGCGGCGCTGAAGCGGTTGCTGGAAAGCGAAAAAGCGCTGCGTGGGCGGCGGAAGAAGGCGGATTAATTCCGAATCAGATCCCGGCCTAGTTCCCCCACGCTCACCTTGCCGCACAGGGCCATGGCCAGCCGCAATTCTTCGTTCAGTAGGTGGAGGGTGCGGGTGACGCCTGCTTCCCCACCCGCCGCAAGGCCCCACAAGGCGGAGCGGCCCAAAAAGACGCCCTGTGCGCCCAGAGCCAACGCTTTCAGCACATCGGTGCCGCGAGTCACGCCGCCGTCTAGGTAGACCTCGCTGCGGCCTGCCACCGCGTCCACCACTTCGGGGAGGGCGTCTATGGCACTGACGGCGGTGTCCAGTTGCCGCCCACCGTGATTGCTGACCCACACATGGCAGCCGTGCTGAGCGGCCAATTCCGCGTCTTCGGCGGTCAGGATGCCCTTCAGCACGATGGGCAATGAGGTCACGCCGCGCAGCCACGCCAAGTCGTTCCAAGTCACGGTCTTATCCACCAAGCCCTGAAAATAGTTGACGAGTTGCGATCCCATGTCGGTTTCTATTCCGGCCAATTCCTGCCGTGTTCCGGCGTTGGGCACGCCCAGATGGGGCGGAAGGGCAAAGCGGTTGCGCTCGTTGGGTTCGCGGCGGCCCAAAAAC includes the following:
- a CDS encoding TonB-dependent receptor, which produces MKRALTTLTAALLSTAVAQEIATSLPLTSVGNKLMWTVGDQDLKLVVGLGSRVQLDVYGAQFDPQDYRSDDYFGDENYSTERPKAPVASTFTLIDASGAVVKEQNFGVGAQDWQTFLNADLPAGDYTLRVRTEGNGKNTFAFRLNSISAAIEAKHLNVTIRSNDWVPALNVVNPGGELGIRMYDGDGAGELEAELRDAAGNVYPQKVSGQLEWDDIKVPAEKGNYTLYLRQPANTFQYSNSVGFELSTGPIKVVVADTTGRLEVLAELILPDEVLPTQATVTVGDQSYNVNGSVGPLTVPAKDYPVTVAPIKGAVVTVDKETVTVVKKETAQVKVQVKPDVALSFTADKPEVCVGDVVTFTARATTEFERQTLPAQLRVKLPAGFTAAGETTATARVDAANPGVLTFEAKADAAGSGDFTATLLPWNKTQALGVKVLPTATQIELRRAALAPTLAGEVVTVSLTVKNTSGVDAPYTLTDAPGETLEALDPVVFSGTLKPGEEQTLTYRARVRGDAGAEGQLNATLTSNCASSQTVGGVLGVQTPPPVVVAPTPVVSVARESTVRIPFDAPKAATQIVVAHQPPADSVYVPGTSTLSGKTIADPQTGPSGKFYWTTPGAASGVLTYRVTHEGNLPALASPTLIGKYAKDRLEVLVGDGQLDDLNTLTSIAQSAAAVKENDGAVKLPLEGAVFRDRDRITIAVQGDVTDKALPSVNGVPVEAATLGKTVVDASGTSQRQEYFGIPLRTGENTITYGGQSVKVFLSGSPVVAQFTPQQLVADGTTPLRVGIRLTDAAGITTASSNVTVQVDLEVTQGDSQPRVGSYQVKLTDGVGVLELEPLSAPTSFTVRLLLGEKVISRSFEAVPSKTRVGIGMVSIGAMLQQGGDLGGTIASEARAHGYLETPIGDGKLYVTASGAVTGQGATFTRDLGVKLPTSANPLERYPNYGDSSSEQIPLQGIDPIAARYEHPAFNVQYRQSAVPVDVFNVGVTPTALSGFTRSNPQVSGFAALLPADLVTKTFAANGTRILSLGSSDLQPDSETVELITLDRLTGAEQIQTLRRMTDYTVDPVAGVLSFQRPMNLVDERGNEVRVRVSYRLNDPLGERQLAWGVQAGARLGEHLKVGAAVVQMDSVTSVGARAQYDDGTSRADVLAAYAGSGLLLNGTASAQTDRFSASGSVRLQGDGYTGLNSVKPGLAVAADATYKLTDNFGVNARGTYHRDADTNGDPTDDATGGTADLRGLYTFAPFTLGAGIRAGIGDQQGFGVVGSVGYARNGTSVTLDHAQGLSGDLPTITTLKASVPVLENVTAEAQDVYTWGVGHRASVGLKAKLGMTNLAVNYDLPTADGAGNRARFGADTAFPLSDKLSLGLNGSYVMDLAGDEDGWNAGASLRFKEDRLSATLGGDLSNTGDGFRAVLKGGATYSLNDEWTVSADGTRVFAETAAESGTAFAVSGALRASQWQGLAYLRYKDGVLSGGKPEVIAEANLEYHVPKYAVRGGLAARSLLDTPGSLTYQASASGTYYVTDRLGLGLAARALVQPATSYSALSVGVEGSYRALPGTWVTLGYNPLGFQGIGTNIYTRQGAYLRLDLMLDDGQPNGVAVGNAAPVGGQPALPDAYAPTQPVVKEP